From a single Loigolactobacillus coryniformis subsp. coryniformis KCTC 3167 = DSM 20001 genomic region:
- a CDS encoding amino acid permease, whose translation MAQQHIDHEQGSVKRELKTRHLSMIALGGSIGTGLFVASGSAISTAGPGGALIAYIGIGLMVYFLMTSLGEMATYIPVSGSFATYAGRFVDPALGFAMGWNYWFNWAITLAVDVSTTAIVMHFWLPHIPGWIFSMFFLAVIFIINALSVRSFGETEYWLSIIKVVTVIVFLIVGFLTIFGIMGGKGPAIGLHNFTISKAPFVGGIPAILSVFVVAGFSFQGTELIGITAGESATPETSIPKAIKQVFWRILLFYILAIFVIAAILPYTSKDLLGSGASDVAISPFTLVFRRVGLASAASVINAVILTSVISAANSGMYASTRMLWAMSKQHIAPKIFGRVNGRGVPVAALLMTTVVGLFTFLTGIWGPRIYLFLVSASGLTGFIAWLGIAISHYRFRKAFIAQGHQLSELKYHAKLFPFGPILAMVLGILVIIGQDLHAVKTFDWQALGVSYMSVPLFIILFTYYKIRYKTHMIPLDEVDLTKIHHD comes from the coding sequence ATGGCGCAACAGCATATTGATCATGAACAAGGCAGCGTAAAGCGTGAGCTGAAGACGCGGCATTTGTCGATGATCGCATTGGGTGGCAGTATTGGGACTGGCTTATTTGTCGCTTCAGGTTCGGCAATTTCGACTGCTGGTCCTGGTGGGGCATTGATCGCCTATATCGGGATTGGCTTGATGGTGTATTTCTTGATGACTAGTTTGGGCGAAATGGCAACTTATATTCCGGTATCGGGATCTTTTGCCACGTATGCTGGTCGTTTTGTGGATCCAGCGTTGGGCTTTGCAATGGGTTGGAATTATTGGTTTAACTGGGCGATCACTTTGGCGGTGGATGTATCCACGACTGCGATCGTGATGCATTTCTGGTTACCGCATATTCCTGGTTGGATCTTCAGTATGTTTTTCTTAGCGGTGATCTTTATTATTAACGCCTTATCAGTGCGCTCATTTGGTGAGACTGAGTATTGGTTATCGATCATCAAAGTCGTCACGGTTATCGTCTTTTTGATTGTTGGTTTCTTAACGATCTTCGGTATTATGGGCGGTAAGGGCCCCGCAATTGGGCTACACAACTTTACGATCAGTAAAGCACCGTTTGTCGGTGGGATTCCAGCAATTTTAAGTGTGTTCGTGGTTGCCGGCTTCTCCTTTCAAGGAACGGAATTGATCGGAATTACAGCCGGAGAATCAGCCACACCGGAAACTAGTATTCCTAAGGCAATCAAACAAGTTTTCTGGCGGATTTTATTATTCTACATCCTAGCAATTTTCGTGATTGCAGCAATCTTACCGTATACCAGTAAGGATCTACTTGGTTCGGGTGCCAGTGATGTGGCGATCAGTCCATTTACGTTGGTATTCCGGCGCGTTGGCTTAGCTAGTGCTGCCAGTGTGATCAATGCCGTGATCCTAACGTCAGTGATCTCAGCAGCTAATTCCGGGATGTACGCTTCGACACGAATGTTGTGGGCCATGTCGAAGCAACATATCGCACCGAAAATTTTTGGTCGTGTGAACGGCCGTGGTGTTCCCGTTGCTGCCTTATTGATGACGACCGTTGTTGGCTTGTTCACTTTCCTGACTGGCATCTGGGGACCACGGATCTATCTGTTCTTAGTTTCGGCTTCCGGGCTAACTGGTTTTATTGCATGGCTAGGGATCGCGATTTCGCATTATCGGTTCCGTAAAGCCTTTATCGCGCAAGGCCATCAGCTAAGTGAGTTGAAATACCACGCTAAGTTATTCCCATTTGGACCGATTTTGGCGATGGTACTAGGTATTTTGGTTATTATTGGCCAGGATCTACATGCGGTGAAGACTTTTGATTGGCAAGCGCTAGGGGTCAGTTATATGAGTGTGCCACTGTTCATTATCTTGTTCACGTATTACAAGATTCGTTACAAGACCCACATGATTCCATTGGATGAAGTGGACTTGACTAAGATCCATCATGATTAA
- a CDS encoding helix-turn-helix domain-containing protein, translated as MLFEEIFLEKADLQKFQMFRVLKSAGTNSFTINDISEQLHLSYQQTYNTFQDLLQDMQTMNPQLDSTLNRHELLSQHTFKTSLERYRLFLLEQSLVFQFIDYLVQEAAPSVSEFCEQHFVSKSTLLRKSAALKRFMLQYSLRFSYTDLKIVGDECNIRYFLFIVYWIGFHGMRWPLHHFSESSLQQSLTTVNTPANDTILTLQKRLLLGIMRVRITNGYLIHNNNLFKILTAHNPSFEQLSLPTELFNYLSARNRQRETEFFFFAQFSLITSATTTQQRAHQLTAYLTEQKSPLWQLTVELLGNLSTTYKTKLTVTNEPTLTYNILRLLMTTTALQGNYPKVIDFYQPDLTSYTQTQLYQYILAFLSRTTVTQNAAQLYHHREQLATYLCYLLQPKLHHFEDHQMVRIWLVAENNDRLTDELQRFLKFLKIAQVMQPPAQPTDADLILSTIDTQAPLIQQMATTGIPILHWNLEAHDTNFFQLYTEIKTLYMAKQTTTRSN; from the coding sequence ATGCTGTTTGAAGAAATATTTTTAGAAAAAGCGGATCTGCAGAAGTTTCAGATGTTTCGCGTTCTAAAATCAGCTGGTACTAATTCGTTTACGATCAATGATATTAGTGAACAGCTACACCTTTCATATCAACAAACTTATAATACCTTTCAAGATCTATTACAGGATATGCAAACAATGAATCCACAACTCGATTCAACCCTTAATCGACATGAATTACTATCTCAACACACGTTCAAAACTTCTTTAGAGCGCTATCGCCTTTTTCTACTGGAACAATCCTTAGTCTTTCAGTTTATTGATTATCTAGTCCAAGAAGCAGCGCCTTCAGTTAGTGAGTTTTGTGAACAACACTTCGTCAGTAAATCAACCTTACTCCGCAAGTCAGCGGCTTTAAAACGTTTCATGTTGCAGTACTCACTGCGATTTTCTTATACGGATCTGAAAATTGTTGGTGATGAATGCAATATTCGTTATTTTCTATTTATTGTTTATTGGATCGGTTTTCATGGTATGCGCTGGCCGTTACATCATTTTAGTGAAAGTTCACTCCAGCAATCACTTACAACCGTTAACACACCAGCAAATGACACGATCCTTACTTTACAAAAAAGATTGTTGCTTGGTATCATGCGTGTGCGCATCACCAATGGTTATTTGATCCACAATAATAATCTTTTCAAAATTCTCACCGCACATAATCCTAGTTTTGAACAATTAAGTCTACCAACTGAGTTATTTAATTATCTTTCCGCGCGCAATCGACAACGTGAGACTGAATTCTTCTTTTTCGCGCAATTTAGTTTGATCACTTCTGCAACGACTACCCAACAGCGTGCACACCAGCTGACGGCCTACCTAACTGAGCAGAAAAGTCCTTTATGGCAGTTAACTGTGGAACTTTTAGGTAACCTATCAACTACTTACAAGACTAAATTGACTGTCACTAACGAACCAACATTAACTTATAATATTTTGCGGTTATTGATGACCACGACTGCGTTACAAGGTAATTACCCAAAAGTGATTGATTTTTATCAGCCCGACTTGACTAGTTACACCCAAACACAACTTTATCAATATATACTAGCCTTTCTCAGCCGGACCACAGTAACGCAAAATGCCGCACAGCTTTATCATCACCGTGAACAGCTTGCCACTTATTTATGCTATCTGCTGCAGCCGAAATTGCATCACTTTGAAGACCACCAAATGGTCCGCATTTGGCTAGTGGCTGAAAATAACGACCGCTTAACTGACGAGCTTCAACGCTTCCTAAAGTTCTTAAAAATCGCGCAAGTCATGCAACCACCGGCACAACCGACTGATGCTGATTTAATTTTATCTACTATTGATACTCAAGCCCCGCTAATACAACAAATGGCCACCACAGGTATTCCTATCCTACATTGGAATCTAGAAGCCCATGATACTAATTTTTTTCAGTTATATACCGAGATCAAAACACTTTATATGGCTAAACAAACAACTACAAGATCCAACTAA
- a CDS encoding GNAT family N-acetyltransferase produces MRLTTPRLVIRPFIEADLTDLHELMQNPRLGAMAGWQPHHSQAESEAVLTMFLRSDEVFAVVDQVSGKMIGTIGLHRRAPSGTTPKDDSRELSFMLNEAFWGQGLMPEAVTAIVTFGFNHLRLQEIWVGHFADNQRSQRVIEKTGFHFEYEFERPRLFSDEEPVDEMYYKMTLADFRQR; encoded by the coding sequence GTGCGTTTAACGACACCGCGTCTAGTGATTCGACCATTTATAGAAGCTGATTTAACAGATTTACACGAACTCATGCAAAATCCGCGTTTAGGCGCCATGGCCGGCTGGCAACCCCATCATTCACAGGCTGAAAGTGAAGCTGTTTTGACGATGTTTTTGCGCAGCGATGAAGTTTTTGCGGTGGTGGACCAAGTCAGCGGTAAGATGATCGGTACGATCGGCTTACATCGTCGTGCACCGAGTGGGACAACGCCGAAAGACGATAGTCGTGAACTAAGTTTTATGCTCAATGAAGCTTTCTGGGGTCAAGGATTGATGCCGGAAGCAGTCACCGCAATCGTAACTTTTGGTTTTAATCATTTAAGATTGCAAGAAATTTGGGTGGGTCATTTTGCGGATAACCAGCGTTCGCAGCGGGTGATCGAAAAAACGGGCTTTCATTTTGAGTATGAATTTGAGCGACCACGCTTATTTAGCGATGAAGAACCAGTGGACGAAATGTACTATAAAATGACACTGGCTGATTTTAGACAGCGTTAA
- the serS gene encoding serine--tRNA ligase, whose protein sequence is MLDVKMIRQNKEEVKQRLATRGVDPAEIDHLVELDEARREQIAVSENLKQKRNEVSKQIAELKRNKADATDMITEMREVGAQVKQVDEKLAGLNEQVRYIAVRLPNLPDASIPVGPDESANHEERKIGTPRQFDFTPKPHWEIGEDLDILDFERGAKVAGSRFLFYKGLGAKLERAVYNFMLDEHEKEGYTEMITPYMVNDDSMFGTGQFPKFREDVFSTVTDDKEMTMIPTAEVPLTNYYRGEILDEAQLPVYFTALSPSFRSEAGSAGRDTRGLIRLHQFNKVEMVKYVKPEESFNELEKMTANAENILQKLELPYHVITLSTGDMGFSAAKTYDLEVWIPAQETYREISSCSNCLDFQARRAQIRYRDSEGKVNLLHTLNGSGLAVGRTVAAILENYQNEDGSVTVPKVLVPYMRGVEKITK, encoded by the coding sequence ATGTTAGATGTTAAAATGATTCGGCAAAACAAGGAAGAAGTGAAACAGCGCTTAGCAACACGTGGTGTTGATCCAGCAGAGATCGATCACTTAGTTGAATTAGATGAAGCACGGCGGGAACAAATTGCCGTTTCTGAAAACTTAAAGCAAAAACGCAATGAGGTTTCTAAGCAAATTGCTGAATTGAAACGCAATAAAGCAGACGCAACAGATATGATCACAGAAATGCGCGAGGTTGGTGCTCAAGTTAAACAAGTTGATGAAAAGCTTGCCGGGCTAAATGAACAAGTTCGCTATATCGCAGTTCGTTTACCTAACTTACCAGATGCATCGATTCCAGTCGGTCCAGACGAATCAGCTAATCATGAAGAGCGCAAGATCGGTACACCGCGCCAGTTTGATTTTACGCCGAAACCACATTGGGAGATTGGTGAAGATCTCGATATTCTTGATTTTGAACGCGGCGCTAAAGTGGCCGGCAGCCGTTTTCTCTTCTATAAAGGTTTAGGTGCTAAGTTAGAACGTGCCGTTTATAATTTCATGCTGGATGAGCATGAAAAAGAAGGCTATACCGAAATGATCACACCTTATATGGTCAATGATGATTCGATGTTTGGGACGGGCCAGTTCCCTAAGTTCCGGGAGGACGTTTTCTCAACGGTGACTGATGACAAAGAAATGACCATGATTCCGACCGCTGAAGTACCATTGACTAATTACTATCGTGGTGAAATTTTGGATGAAGCACAATTACCGGTTTACTTCACAGCGTTGAGTCCATCGTTCCGTTCTGAAGCAGGTAGTGCTGGTCGGGATACTCGTGGCTTGATTCGACTACACCAGTTCAATAAAGTGGAAATGGTCAAGTACGTTAAGCCAGAAGAATCATTTAATGAATTAGAAAAAATGACAGCTAATGCAGAAAATATCTTACAAAAGCTTGAATTGCCCTATCATGTTATTACTTTATCAACTGGTGATATGGGCTTTTCTGCGGCGAAAACTTACGATCTAGAGGTATGGATTCCGGCGCAAGAAACTTATCGTGAAATTTCAAGTTGTTCAAATTGCTTAGATTTCCAAGCGCGCCGTGCACAGATTCGTTACCGTGATAGTGAAGGCAAAGTCAATTTATTACACACATTGAATGGATCAGGCTTAGCGGTTGGTCGTACTGTTGCAGCTATTTTAGAAAATTATCAAAATGAAGATGGCAGTGTGACCGTACCGAAAGTTCTTGTTCCTTATATGCGTGGTGTAGAAAAAATCACTAAATAA
- a CDS encoding Rrf2 family transcriptional regulator, producing MQLTRGFEQAACIITLLATQDPEIPISSEVIHHRLNGSQTYLRKIMRKLVVGGLIKSVSGNNGGFTIARSPKEISLYDIVLATEGDIHTYPDSGLIDMVFKDFQPVAKQGTSVINQVFHQADLLWGESLKKQSVYQVISETLGDSEIPLVNWNESDEKRELLIQKLLRNIRSDK from the coding sequence ATGCAATTAACCCGTGGTTTTGAACAAGCTGCTTGTATTATTACATTGTTGGCGACACAAGATCCGGAAATTCCAATTTCATCTGAAGTGATTCATCATCGCTTGAATGGATCACAAACTTATTTGCGTAAAATTATGCGTAAATTAGTTGTTGGTGGGCTGATTAAGTCCGTTTCTGGGAACAATGGTGGTTTCACAATTGCCCGGTCACCGAAAGAAATCAGTTTATATGATATTGTATTGGCAACTGAGGGGGATATCCATACCTACCCTGATTCTGGTCTGATCGATATGGTTTTTAAAGATTTTCAACCGGTCGCTAAGCAGGGAACTTCAGTGATCAACCAAGTTTTTCATCAGGCTGATTTGTTATGGGGCGAGTCGTTGAAGAAGCAATCCGTTTACCAAGTAATCAGTGAAACACTTGGTGATAGTGAGATTCCACTAGTTAATTGGAATGAATCTGATGAGAAGCGAGAATTATTGATTCAAAAATTATTACGTAATATTCGTAGCGATAAGTAA
- a CDS encoding deoxynucleoside kinase produces the protein MIVLAGTIGAGKTSLTTLLAEHLNSQAFYESVDDNPVLPYFYQDPKKYAFLLQIYFLNKRMAQLKAADRITNSVMDRSIFEDSLLFHLNADLGRATETEVAVYDSLLDNMLQELPQQDYHKRPDLLVHINISFETMLKRIEKRNRPYEQITQDPSLYDYYRTLNQRYSQWYDDYNESPKIQIDGDQLDFVSDELARKRVIELIDQKLASLRQPASAASNHQ, from the coding sequence ATGATCGTACTTGCAGGAACAATTGGCGCAGGTAAAACAAGCCTTACTACGCTATTGGCGGAACATTTAAATTCGCAAGCCTTCTATGAATCCGTTGATGACAATCCCGTTCTCCCTTATTTCTATCAGGATCCAAAAAAGTATGCCTTCTTACTCCAGATTTATTTTTTAAATAAACGGATGGCTCAATTAAAAGCTGCTGATCGCATCACTAACAGTGTGATGGATCGGTCAATCTTCGAAGATTCATTATTGTTCCACTTAAACGCGGATCTAGGCCGGGCGACTGAAACAGAAGTTGCCGTGTATGATTCATTATTAGATAACATGCTTCAAGAATTACCACAGCAAGACTACCATAAACGTCCTGACTTACTGGTCCATATCAACATTTCTTTTGAAACCATGTTAAAACGAATCGAAAAGCGTAACCGGCCTTATGAACAGATCACGCAAGACCCTAGCCTTTACGATTATTACCGGACGTTAAATCAACGTTATTCACAATGGTACGATGATTATAATGAAAGTCCTAAAATCCAAATCGATGGTGATCAACTTGACTTCGTCAGCGATGAGCTTGCCCGTAAGCGGGTCATTGAGCTAATTGATCAAAAATTAGCTAGCCTCCGGCAACCAGCATCTGCTGCTAGCAATCACCAATAA
- the budA gene encoding acetolactate decarboxylase gives MAEQKKQSVLFQHGTLSLLVPGLFEGTMTVGELLQHGNYGIGTVQDFNGELVVLDGHAYQVVESGAVNELSAEQSVPFATVHFDDPLEQIELSNLNKTEVERYLLQNYPYRNVFFAVKITGEFAHMHTRVVEEQQKPYPSLTEATKTQPKFNQDNIHGTLIGYYAPELFQGVAVAGYHVHFLSDDHKTIGGHILDYRLQKGQVAIQPFATLEQHFPLDNHDFLHQNFNYDGMSQSINQAEK, from the coding sequence ATGGCAGAGCAAAAAAAGCAGTCAGTTCTTTTTCAACACGGTACGCTTAGTTTGTTAGTGCCCGGTTTATTTGAAGGGACAATGACTGTGGGTGAGTTGTTGCAACATGGTAATTATGGTATTGGGACAGTGCAAGACTTTAATGGTGAGTTGGTCGTACTTGATGGCCACGCTTATCAAGTAGTTGAGTCGGGCGCGGTCAATGAATTGTCAGCGGAGCAATCCGTACCTTTTGCAACGGTCCATTTCGATGATCCGCTGGAACAAATTGAATTATCTAATTTGAATAAGACTGAAGTTGAACGTTATTTATTGCAAAACTACCCGTACCGCAATGTATTCTTCGCGGTTAAAATTACGGGTGAATTTGCTCATATGCATACGCGGGTCGTTGAAGAGCAACAAAAGCCTTACCCGAGCTTGACGGAAGCAACTAAAACGCAGCCAAAGTTTAACCAAGATAATATTCATGGCACCTTGATCGGCTACTATGCACCAGAATTGTTCCAAGGGGTAGCAGTCGCAGGCTATCATGTACATTTCTTAAGTGACGATCATAAGACGATCGGTGGTCATATTTTGGATTATCGTTTGCAAAAAGGTCAAGTTGCGATCCAACCATTTGCCACGTTGGAGCAGCATTTCCCACTGGATAATCACGACTTCTTACACCAGAATTTTAACTATGATGGTATGAGTCAATCGATCAACCAGGCAGAAAAATAA
- a CDS encoding IS701 family transposase — MLNSFYQKSSLLTTLHAYFSDLKAAGLSKPMGLNYFWLCLALLVIGDRHSIRHLFEQFLGRVTKHSLNTFYRALAVIGNHLPQLEVRNLTYLLTLIPTTCQDLPLLLVLDDTVQPKFGHKFTGVKYLFDHAAHTGKRLVNAHDFVTLGLMIPTQRDQDDQPVYTFLPLATHLYQAEQATKYQQAAQMIKTTLKSIASDQQVFLLCDSWYPKAEINQLVMTQPNLAMIANVRKDTAMFGLPKRTGKRGRPRKYGDQIHLGNIALNLCSAGDQIGIVRCLTRLMPQPVYMIRVQRKTTCRLFMATSAPEELAAITTETLAVDPTQLTYRTPETSAPAPALRALAYYQKRWAIETYFYEMKTFWHFGDYAVRSVAKIEADHHLLNTAYTLMIVLPLTQPSLAFLVTKSLRERKLWLSRQIQAALFLASLARQVQRRLKTTPAKVVIQWLASCWSGVSEKL; from the coding sequence GTGTTGAACTCATTTTATCAAAAATCATCACTTTTAACCACCCTCCACGCCTATTTTTCTGATTTAAAAGCGGCTGGCTTGTCTAAGCCAATGGGCCTTAACTATTTTTGGTTGTGTCTAGCGTTGTTAGTGATCGGTGACCGCCACTCGATCCGCCACTTATTTGAACAATTTCTGGGCCGGGTGACGAAGCATTCTTTGAACACGTTTTATCGGGCTTTGGCAGTGATCGGTAACCACTTGCCACAGTTAGAAGTGCGCAACTTGACGTATTTACTGACCTTGATTCCCACTACTTGTCAGGACTTGCCCTTATTATTGGTTCTGGATGACACGGTCCAACCCAAGTTCGGCCACAAATTTACCGGCGTCAAATATCTATTCGATCACGCCGCACATACGGGTAAGCGGCTCGTCAATGCCCATGATTTCGTTACTTTAGGTCTGATGATCCCAACACAGCGGGACCAAGATGACCAGCCAGTTTATACGTTCTTGCCGTTAGCCACGCACCTTTATCAGGCGGAACAGGCGACCAAATACCAGCAAGCGGCGCAAATGATCAAGACGACTTTGAAATCGATCGCCAGCGACCAACAAGTGTTCCTACTGTGTGACAGTTGGTATCCCAAAGCTGAGATCAACCAACTGGTCATGACGCAACCTAATCTAGCTATGATCGCCAATGTGCGTAAAGATACCGCCATGTTTGGCTTACCCAAACGCACCGGTAAGCGCGGCCGGCCGCGGAAATATGGTGACCAGATCCATTTGGGAAATATTGCATTAAATCTTTGTTCGGCCGGAGATCAGATCGGTATAGTGCGGTGTCTGACACGCTTGATGCCCCAGCCAGTTTACATGATCCGCGTACAACGCAAGACGACTTGTCGTCTGTTCATGGCGACGAGCGCGCCCGAAGAATTAGCGGCGATCACAACCGAAACCCTAGCCGTTGATCCGACCCAGCTCACCTATCGGACGCCGGAGACCAGCGCCCCTGCGCCAGCGCTACGAGCGTTGGCCTACTATCAAAAACGTTGGGCGATCGAGACCTATTTTTATGAAATGAAAACATTCTGGCACTTCGGTGATTACGCCGTGCGTTCAGTAGCCAAGATTGAAGCCGATCATCATTTATTGAATACGGCGTATACCTTGATGATCGTATTGCCATTGACCCAACCTAGTTTAGCTTTTTTGGTAACCAAAAGTTTGCGTGAACGCAAACTCTGGTTAAGTCGGCAAATTCAAGCGGCGCTGTTTTTGGCTAGTTTAGCGCGGCAAGTGCAAAGGCGGTTAAAAACAACACCGGCCAAAGTGGTGATTCAGTGGTTGGCTTCTTGTTGGTCGGGGGTCAGTGAAAAGCTGTAA
- the alsS gene encoding acetolactate synthase AlsS codes for MTEKQRYGADAILESLINHDVKYVFGIPGAKIDRLFELLAHADNAKRPELIVARHEQGAAFMASGIGRITGKPGVVMTTSGPGVSNLATGMVTATAEGDPVLAISGQVQRADLLRLTHQSMANTALMAPITKYSAEIQEPENASEVIANAYRAALSAKQGASFVSVPQDVVDSKIERPSVMPLQAPKLGPASPADITILARKIKEAKLPVLLVGMRASSAEVTRALRNILYVSDIPVVETFQAAGIISRNLEKNFFGRVGLFRNQPGDMLLKQSDLVITIGYDPIEYEPRNWNAENDARIVVIDDMAAEIDHNFQPETELIGDIAQTLDFLLPYLRGYEVKAESKDYLEGLHDQFEKRDLPPVVAPETKLTHPLAVISALQKRVTDEMTVTVDVGSFYIWMARHFRSYEPRHLLFSNGMQTLGVALPWAISAALLRPNTQIVSVSGDGGFLFTGQELETAVRLNLNIVQLIWNDGAYDMVKFQEEMKYGQSAGTDFGPVDFVKYAESFGATGLRVDQAGDLEKVLDQAFATKGPVIVDIPIDYSDNKKLGQTILPDQFY; via the coding sequence ATGACGGAAAAACAACGCTATGGCGCCGATGCCATCCTTGAAAGTTTGATCAACCATGACGTCAAATACGTTTTCGGGATTCCCGGTGCAAAAATCGATCGTCTGTTTGAACTATTAGCTCACGCCGACAATGCGAAGCGGCCTGAATTAATTGTTGCCCGCCATGAACAAGGGGCTGCATTTATGGCTTCTGGGATTGGTCGGATCACTGGTAAACCTGGGGTCGTTATGACTACTTCTGGTCCTGGGGTCAGCAACTTAGCAACTGGTATGGTTACTGCAACTGCTGAAGGGGACCCTGTTTTAGCAATTTCTGGACAAGTACAGCGCGCTGACTTACTACGGTTGACGCACCAAAGCATGGCTAATACTGCTTTGATGGCACCAATTACGAAATATAGTGCAGAAATCCAAGAACCAGAAAATGCTTCTGAAGTGATCGCCAACGCTTATCGTGCGGCTTTATCTGCCAAACAAGGTGCCAGTTTTGTTAGTGTGCCCCAAGATGTGGTTGATTCAAAAATTGAACGGCCATCTGTAATGCCATTACAGGCACCTAAGTTAGGGCCGGCTAGTCCTGCTGATATTACGATTTTAGCGCGCAAGATCAAGGAAGCTAAGCTGCCAGTATTGTTAGTGGGGATGCGCGCTTCTTCTGCTGAAGTAACACGGGCATTGCGCAATATTTTATACGTTTCCGATATTCCAGTTGTTGAGACGTTCCAAGCTGCGGGAATTATTTCACGGAACTTGGAGAAAAACTTCTTTGGTCGTGTCGGTTTATTCCGTAATCAACCAGGTGACATGTTGTTGAAGCAAAGCGACTTGGTGATTACGATCGGCTATGATCCAATCGAATACGAACCACGTAACTGGAATGCAGAAAACGATGCGCGGATCGTAGTGATCGACGATATGGCGGCCGAAATCGATCATAATTTCCAACCGGAAACTGAATTGATCGGCGATATTGCCCAGACGCTGGACTTCTTATTGCCATATTTGCGCGGCTATGAAGTTAAAGCCGAATCCAAGGATTACTTGGAAGGATTACACGATCAGTTTGAAAAGCGTGACTTACCACCAGTTGTCGCACCAGAAACTAAATTGACCCATCCGTTAGCGGTTATTTCAGCGCTACAAAAACGGGTGACTGACGAGATGACGGTAACCGTTGACGTTGGTAGTTTCTACATTTGGATGGCACGGCATTTCCGGAGTTATGAACCACGGCATTTGTTATTCTCTAATGGGATGCAGACGCTAGGGGTTGCTTTACCATGGGCAATTTCAGCAGCTTTATTGCGACCAAATACACAGATTGTTTCCGTTTCTGGTGACGGTGGCTTCTTATTTACAGGTCAGGAACTAGAAACGGCGGTGCGCTTGAATTTGAACATCGTCCAATTGATTTGGAACGATGGTGCTTATGATATGGTCAAATTCCAAGAAGAAATGAAATACGGTCAAAGTGCGGGGACTGATTTTGGTCCAGTTGACTTCGTGAAGTATGCGGAAAGCTTTGGTGCAACTGGCTTACGTGTTGATCAAGCTGGTGATCTGGAAAAGGTGCTCGATCAAGCTTTTGCAACTAAGGGTCCTGTGATCGTTGATATTCCGATCGATTATTCCGATAACAAAAAACTCGGACAAACGATTTTACCAGATCAATTCTATTAA
- a CDS encoding alpha/beta hydrolase: MQIITVPLTTPAYLKAYIRQPDDNTPQTTYPAIIIVPGGGYTHIPEAQAETLALAFAARGFQAFYLRYHFNTEVSPLLPQPLLDLAAAVQQLRQNATAWHLDPNKIAAAGFSVGGHIVSTYNGSWQEHWLQQAAPDIDLQLNAAILAYPVIRLDAGWPAADKLATLSAQPDQFAADKLVNSACAPTFIWHTADDPLVPVQNSLYYLNALAKNGIPFESHIFRHGPHGLALANQQTAWKADADQPHVAHWLDLAVEWLQDTLA; this comes from the coding sequence TTGCAAATTATTACGGTCCCTTTAACGACACCAGCTTACTTAAAAGCTTACATTCGCCAGCCTGATGACAATACACCGCAAACCACTTATCCAGCGATCATTATCGTCCCTGGTGGTGGCTATACTCATATTCCTGAAGCACAGGCAGAGACTTTGGCTTTGGCCTTTGCTGCGCGTGGCTTTCAAGCTTTTTACCTCCGTTATCATTTTAACACGGAAGTGAGTCCACTCTTGCCACAGCCACTGCTTGATTTGGCGGCAGCCGTTCAGCAACTGCGCCAAAACGCGACAGCTTGGCACCTTGATCCCAATAAAATTGCGGCAGCCGGCTTTTCAGTTGGCGGTCATATTGTTAGTACCTACAATGGCAGTTGGCAGGAACACTGGCTGCAACAAGCAGCCCCAGATATTGATCTTCAGTTAAATGCCGCTATTCTTGCGTACCCAGTTATTCGATTGGATGCCGGTTGGCCCGCAGCAGACAAACTGGCCACTTTAAGTGCACAACCTGATCAATTTGCCGCGGATAAATTAGTTAATTCGGCATGTGCACCAACATTTATCTGGCATACAGCTGATGATCCATTGGTGCCCGTGCAAAACAGCCTCTATTACCTCAACGCCTTAGCAAAAAATGGAATTCCTTTTGAAAGTCATATTTTCCGTCACGGCCCCCACGGCTTAGCATTAGCCAATCAGCAAACCGCGTGGAAGGCTGACGCTGACCAACCGCATGTCGCACACTGGCTTGATTTAGCAGTGGAGTGGCTACAGGACACATTAGCTTAA